AGCCGATCCTAAAGAAAGCCTCGGAGATAAGAGTGGCTCAATGGAGGATAACGAAGGCGACCAACATGGTGTTGGTGAAAGCTCCAAGCAGTTGTGAGTTTTTTCTTCCATTTCTCCTATCAAAATGTGAATTAAGAGTTGATTATGTGTTCAAAAACAATCTGTCAGACATCcttgtaaaattttgtttgataaaattattagtttgtGTAAACTTTAAAACCCTAGCTAGAAACTAATATGCTTTGTAATGATGGATGATGAATATGGTTAGGACAAAACAAGGTAAAGAGAAAGGTGAGAAGAAGGAAAGAGAAGCTAGGGTTGCTTTTATGACCAAAAGCGAGATTGATCATCTTGAAGATGGTTATAGATGGAGAAAATACGGACAAAAGGCCGTCAAGAACAGCTCTTATCCAAGGTTCACTTCCTCACTACAttccaattttaatatttcactTCTCCatttatatagatttatatagaagtatatatatatatcataatatgAATGCAAGAGTTATGTTTTCGTTTTCAGGAGTTACTATAGGTGCACAACGCAAAAATGTAACGTGAAGAAACGGGTAGAGAGATCGTTTCAAGATCCTTCGATGGTAATCACAACCTACGAAGGCAAACACAACCATCCAATCCCATCGACTTTGAGAGGTCCTGTGGTATCAGAACATCTATTAGGTCACCGTGGAAGCTGTCTCTTCCATAGGGACCATAGCTTCCCACGTCAACATCAAGAATTTCTTGTGATGAATCAACCTCCCGTCAATTATCAGTCGGTGGGATCTAAATCGTACGAATGCACTCATCTTAATAACAGTAACCATCAAGAGGTTGTTGACTATGGTCTTCTTCAAGACATTGTTCCTTCAATGCTCTTGAAGCACGAATcttgaaagagagaaagagatccaaatacttattttcatatatatgtgtatatataatgcATTTCTGAATACATTTATATAAGTAGATATAGTTACTATACATGCATGTGTGTATATTTCACAGACAACCTactaattattttgaattttagttCGTAAAGTAGTTTTGCTTTGTGAAGGTGGCTGTGTTTTAAAAACGCTAACTTATGTCTTTGATTAATTTCTCTTTAGATCAAGTCTCAGCCCCTTGTGGTTGTTCACGTAGAAAAGCAAACGTTGTTGACTTGATCCTTCAACGTTTTAACAGTTCGTCTCCTGCTTTGCTAAAACGTACCGACAATATAGTATGATCCAACCAATCTCAAACAATGGTCCACTTGCGTACCGACAGAGTGAAAACCCACTTGGAGATCTTTCACATCTCTTTAAATGTTTAACCAGTTATGTATCTTATGTTTCTACAAATCTGGTATCGAGATATTTTCGAGGCagtataaaaaatcaaaatgggTAGGATCCAACAAACGATTTTCACAATAAAAAGACTAAAAAACATTTGGTTGGAGGAGATTAAGCTACTCGTTTGCAGTAGCAGAAGAGTGGTGAGGGTACTTAGCCCACACATCTTGCCATGTCATCTTTCCCTCCGCGACTGAGCTCACGACATAGGCTGCATCCTGCAAGGTAACTCGGATTTGGTCTTTGCTGTCTCTTTCTCTGATTGTCACAGATTTACCTGAGTCCACTGTTATTGCAAATGGCACTCCGAGTTCATCGGTTCTCGCATATCTTTTCCCTATCGATGTACCTGTTCATCGACCACACACAAATCTTCACTAGGTTTCGAGATTCTAAACAACTTCCAATCTTTTTTTCAGAATTGATTTTTACTTACCAGTGATGTCAATCTTATGTGAGATGCCGAAAGAAGTGAGTTCCCTAGAGATCACTTTGGTTGCTTCCTCGAATTGTTGGTTCTGAACAAGCGGGAAAACCGTGCACTTGATGGGAGCCACAAGAGGAGGGAAACGGAACACGTTCAACTGCTCGTCACCTGCTTTGCTTGGCCTTGTGCTGAAACAATGCTCGTACAGACAGTATATGATCCGACCAATCCCGAATGATGGTTCAATCACTGAAGGGGTGAACACCCTCTGGtgctctttcttcttctcctttgagATTGACACCATGCTCTTCTTGATGATCACGTTTTTGCCGAGGGTACACACGTAGAACTCCACTTCCCCTTTGGATTCCAGGGTTGCTTTCATCTCCATAGCTTCTTTCTCATTCATCGCCTAACAAAACATTACACAGATCATGcttctttattatataaactcgTACCACGAGACAGAGAAGCTTTTcttttttagtaaaaacaatACCTCCAAAGATTCAATCACATTCTTTTGATTTCCCTTGAACGCAAGACCAAGCTCTTTCTTCACAGGATTAATCACAAGTTTCtgaaagaaaagagaaacatattaacaaccaagttaaaaaaaaaacagagatgaaAAATGTTGACTCGAATTTATATATACCTCTACTTCTTTAGGTTCTGCATACTTCTCTTCAGCCACAAGAGCAACGCCACTTTTTTCCTGACATACAGCAATGTGTCAGCATAACAATCTACCGTAGTAAGTTTAAATAGCTGACAAACGGGATAATTCTAAAGGAAGTTAGAGGTAAGTTTTATACCGAGTGAGCACGTAGGTCGTAGGCAGACCTATCTGCAATCCCAACACATTCGATCCACCCATAAGAGCTCTCAATTTCAGCATCCCAGCAGTCTGCTGCATAGTGAGCCATTTCATTTGCTAGATGCTGGCGGAAACGCAGACGTTCCTTGTCTATGCCAAGGCGGGTAAGGAAAAGATAAACTCTCCCAATGAAATAACCTAAAGTTTCGTTGTTCACAGTTCCCtattcaaatacattttaagaCATCAATGAGAAATTCTTAAAAGAGGGGTCTGTGTGAGAGCGCATTGTAGAATTACAAATACTAACCTTAGCAACAGCATCGCCAATGCAAAGCTTTTTTGCAGATTGGCCAGACATTTGTTCTTCTCGTGGAAACATGAGGAACTCCAGCTTTGATACTTCAGAGAATTTAGGATGGGACTTATTCTCAGGATCAACAAAGTGCTCAATTTCTGCCAGAGTGAATTCACGAACTCTAAGAAGCCCTTGACGAGGAGATATCTGCAAGTAAAATATTCTACTTATTGAAACCAATACATCATACAGAAATGAAAAGAGAGACCAGGCTGAGATAAACACATGCAATAAGCAAAAGCAGTAAGAAATGCCAAGGATAATCACCTCGTTTCTAAAGGCTTGACCAATTTGAGCTGCAGCAAAAGGAAGTTTCCTCCCATTGTAATAATACAAGTCCTTAAAGTTCACAAATATGCCTTGTGCCGTCTCAGGACGCATGTAACTGAGACACAAAAACAGAATCTATTAAATCAAAAAACAACTCAGGAAACAAAGAAGTTCATGAACAATCATAAAACGAAGAACACTCACCCAGGAATCAAACCAGATGGGCCAATGGATGTCTGAAACATCAAGTTAAAAGGGTAAGGATCAGAAAGCGGGTTCTTGGTGTCAGGAGCAGTGATACCATACTCCTTAAGCTTGGCACCAAGCTCTTCAGGGGAATAATCTTCCATAACAGCAAGAACATCCTTAAATTCAGCAGCTTTCTCAGCAGAGATGGTGAGATCTTTCTCCAGCTTATCAGTGCAATAGTCTTTAAGCAAATGATCCGCACGGTAACACGTTCCGGTTTTCTCATCCTTGACCATGAGATCAGTGAACTTATCCACATGACCAGACGCCTTGAGTACAACCTCTGGTGTCACGCATGGACAATCTACTTCAAGCATGTTCTCCTCCAGAATGAAATGctacaaacaaaaacaagatcAACATTCATATAAGAACATACCCAATCGGTTTTGGTTCGGTACATATTAACCGATCGGCTAGATATGAAAATTGAATCGGTTACTGGTTCGGTACATATTAACCGATTGGCTAGATATGAAAATTAAATCGGTTACTTGTTCGGTACACACTAACTGATCGGCtagatttgaaaatttaaaaggttttaGTTCGGTTAACATTAACCGATCGGCTAGATTTGAAAATTAAACCGGTTACTGGTTCGGTACACATAATTTAAAAGGTTTTTGTTCGGTAAACATTAACCAATCGGCaatagatttgaaaattaaatcGGTTTTGGTTAGGTACACATTAACCGATCGGCTAGTTTGAAAATTAAATCGATTTTTGGTTCGGTACACGTAAACCGATCGGTCTGAGAATTGTGAATTAGAGTCTTTACCTGACGCCAGAAGCTGAGAACATTGGATTTGACGGCGCAGCCAGGAGGGCCGTAATCGAAAAGTCCAGCTACGCCGCGGTAGATCTTGAAGGAAGGGATGTAGAACAAGCGACGCTCCAGCGTGTTGACGACGGCCTGTCGGAAAGCCTCTCGGTTGAGAGAACCGTTTCCGGAGCTGGTGACGGTTGATTGGAGCTGCTTCTCGACGGCGGCCTTCTCGAGCTTGAGTTTGTTGAGGAGGTCGATTGCGGCGTCGATCTCAGACTGCGCTGCGCGGGAGGCCTTGAGAGCGCGTACGGCGTTGCCCTGGGATTCGACGGAGGAGGATATCTCGGAAAGGGATTGGCGGAGAGATTGCTCGGTGGCGTCCATTGGGAATGTGGATAGAGTTGTGATGGATTCGCGAGCGTGAGACggaagcagagagagagagagagtgcgTATCCACTAGAGTGTAGCTAGGGTTTTAGAAGGATGAGATAACCTTTCGACTCAGCAAGATGGTTTGGGATCCACTCAACACAACTGAATTGAAATCAATTgctatcttattatatataggTTTGTTTTGTCGAATTTGTTAATTAACATGACATTTGTCAATTATATTTAAGTCGGTGAtattcgtaatttttttttaaaaaacaataaatcaaagaattattaataatagtttcacttttatatattttttaaacaaatttccatattagtttaataatttttaatagtaatatatttttttaaaagacatagggtttaaataattacataataaaaacattattttaagataaaacTTTTCTTACAAAAACTGATTAATAAGATAActtcttttataaatatttaatagtttaatttttgaaaataatggtaaaaaccaaatatccttataaataattattttaattgtattattccttttttctaaaaaaaacgATTTGCAAAATAGGTCAGATAAATAGTTTACAGTAAAAAAATCTATAGTTTGGTTTTTCaaattactaattaacatgattctcacacatgtcaattatatatttaatattatgatatgtcgaacaaaaaaaattatcttttaaaacaataaatcaaaGAATTATAAATAGTAGTTTaccttttattaaaatattttttaaatttctatttaatttaataatttttcaatagtagtatctttaaaaaaagaaaagatctagagtttaaataattacataataaaattaaattattttaagataaaacttttttttgtcaacgtagataaaatttttttttccaaaataatagttataaaataacttactttataaacatttaatagtttttctttaaaaatcttaacaaaaaaaaaacggcaAAAGTCCAAATTTCCTAATAAgtaataattttaattgtattattccttttttaaaaaagtctaTTTGCAAAATAGGTCAGTTAAATAGTTTAGGTAAAAAATCAAGAGACTTTGGTTTAGGGTAAAAACCTTACAAAACAGTGttacaaaagtaaaaatttcttATAATATCTTATAGTAATTATTCCTTATAAATACACAattatttatagtaatttttttatcttacaaaattatataccTACAAAATTTTATGGCAATTCACCTTTTTATAGATCTTGAaaccaaataattataaatacttgcatctatatatatatatatatatatatctgattttattttttttccaacacaacaagataaaaatatataaataccaggtgtttttttctttcggAATATTGT
The Raphanus sativus cultivar WK10039 chromosome 1, ASM80110v3, whole genome shotgun sequence DNA segment above includes these coding regions:
- the LOC108834791 gene encoding WRKY transcription factor 71; translated protein: MADHKNSSLEEKSFTSLTDCLQSSLVMDYNSLEKVFNNSSPFQPISPSNMGQIRNYPYLNLNPNSPIVSSSSIEADPKESLGDKSGSMEDNEGDQHGVGESSKQLTKQGKEKGEKKEREARVAFMTKSEIDHLEDGYRWRKYGQKAVKNSSYPRSYYRCTTQKCNVKKRVERSFQDPSMVITTYEGKHNHPIPSTLRGPVVSEHLLGHRGSCLFHRDHSFPRQHQEFLVMNQPPVNYQSVGSKSYECTHLNNSNHQEVVDYGLLQDIVPSMLLKHES
- the LOC108834790 gene encoding glycine--tRNA ligase, mitochondrial 1, whose product is MDATEQSLRQSLSEISSSVESQGNAVRALKASRAAQSEIDAAIDLLNKLKLEKAAVEKQLQSTVTSSGNGSLNREAFRQAVVNTLERRLFYIPSFKIYRGVAGLFDYGPPGCAVKSNVLSFWRQHFILEENMLEVDCPCVTPEVVLKASGHVDKFTDLMVKDEKTGTCYRADHLLKDYCTDKLEKDLTISAEKAAEFKDVLAVMEDYSPEELGAKLKEYGITAPDTKNPLSDPYPFNLMFQTSIGPSGLIPGYMRPETAQGIFVNFKDLYYYNGRKLPFAAAQIGQAFRNEISPRQGLLRVREFTLAEIEHFVDPENKSHPKFSEVSKLEFLMFPREEQMSGQSAKKLCIGDAVAKGTVNNETLGYFIGRVYLFLTRLGIDKERLRFRQHLANEMAHYAADCWDAEIESSYGWIECVGIADRSAYDLRAHSEKSGVALVAEEKYAEPKEVEKLVINPVKKELGLAFKGNQKNVIESLEAMNEKEAMEMKATLESKGEVEFYVCTLGKNVIIKKSMVSISKEKKKEHQRVFTPSVIEPSFGIGRIIYCLYEHCFSTRPSKAGDEQLNVFRFPPLVAPIKCTVFPLVQNQQFEEATKVISRELTSFGISHKIDITGTSIGKRYARTDELGVPFAITVDSGKSVTIRERDSKDQIRVTLQDAAYVVSSVAEGKMTWQDVWAKYPHHSSATANE